The following is a genomic window from Gemmatimonadaceae bacterium.
ATTTCAGTTGTGGCACTCGGTCCCGCCGATTTGCGGTTAATGGTTGAAAAGCGCTCCGCATTCTGGCGGGAGATGGAGCGCGATACCGTCGTGCTGAGCGGGGACGCGCCCGGTGATGTCCGGAAGCGGTTCAAGCGTAGCGGAAAGCGGCCCGCATGATCTCACGGGGGACATGGCGTCAGGTGAACGACAGGAGCGAATGGTTGGGTCGCCGACGCTGCGCGCGCGCACCTTAAGGCCGCCCGCAATGCGCTTGCGGTCGCTGACGAAGGAGACGATGGCCGCCTGATTGTCCAGGGCGCCATTCTGAGCGCGATTGCCTACGGTGATGCCGTTACGATCAAAGTGGCCGGAATCAGGAATTCGGACGATCATCAGCGGCTCCCCGCGACGATTCGGCATGCGCTTGGAAACCAGTTTCCACAGCAGGAACTCACGCGGTTTCACGGCTGCTCCAAGCGAAGGATGACTCTGCCTACGGCCACCGCCGCATGGACCTCGACGATGCCGCTGAGGCGATCGATAGAGCCAAGGCGTTCGGTGAGTGGGCGGAAATGGAACTCGCCCGCGGATAGCTAGGCGGCGAGTTGTCCGACCATTTCCCCGAATCCTCCACCGTTTGTCTCAGGTCGATGATCATCGCGTTCGGCCGACTTCACGAGCTCGCTGGACGCTTGGATCGAGCACGAGTCTCCCGCGTGACCGCCCAGTTTGCACTTTACATCGTCCCATGCCTGAGCGCCCTGCTGTAAGAAAACAGGATGATCCAGACAGTTTAACTTTCATGCCGGACCAAAACGGAGACATCGTGCGGCTCGCAGATTTCATTGAAGAGAACCTCGACGCAATCCTCAAGGAGTGGGTAGCCTTCGCGTCGACGAGGGGGGCTGCCGGCGAGGCACTGGACCTCACTGAACTTCGCGACCACGCGATACCGATGCTCGAGGTCATCGTCGCCGATTTACGCACGCCGCAGAGTGACGCGGAGCAGGCGGCAAAATCCAAGGGGAAGGGCGCACGCATTACGGGCTCAACCGATACAGCTGCCGAGGTTCATGGAGCGGGGCGGGCGGAGGACGGGTTTACCGTAGCGGAAATGGTATCGGAGTACCGCGCGTTGCGGGCGAGCGTTCTCCGGCTCTGGACGCGATCAAACGAAACCTTCACATCGGACGATTTCGAGGATCTCACGCGGTTCAACGAAACGATCGACCAGTCGCTGGCGGAATCGATAGAGCGATTTGCCGCGGATCTTGAAAAGGCCCGTGAAATCTTCATTGGCATTCTTGGACATGACCTGCAATCCCCTTTGAGCGCGGTCATTAGCGGCTCAGAGTTCATGCTCGAGACCGGAGGTCTGACGAAACCCC
Proteins encoded in this region:
- a CDS encoding sensor histidine kinase, with the translated sequence MPDQNGDIVRLADFIEENLDAILKEWVAFASTRGAAGEALDLTELRDHAIPMLEVIVADLRTPQSDAEQAAKSKGKGARITGSTDTAAEVHGAGRAEDGFTVAEMVSEYRALRASVLRLWTRSNETFTSDDFEDLTRFNETIDQSLAESIERFAADLEKAREIFIGILGHDLQSPLSAVISGSEFMLETGGLTKPHLAIATTILSSARRMSRMVSDVLDFTRSRLGPGIPITPSDTNLNDIIRRGIDEVASTHPDRPVLFNSTGDLQGRWDAGRLGQLISNLVNNAVQHGDKESRVDVSALGEPKDVVIRVHNFGQAIPASSLPHIFSPFKRLRPDAPEPGARENMGLGLYIAERIVTAHGGTIDVRSSDEAGTLFTVRMPR